GGGAAAGTTGGaatgatattaatatataaacataaaataatctttaaaatgatGTTAAGTAAAACCATGTACTGCAGTAAATTTCCTAAAAAATTCCCcttgattattttataataaaaatggatGGTAAAAGATACTGAAAGAAAGTTCTTTTCCCTAGGGAatctgaatttgaaaaaaaacctAATGTATGTATGTTGGTCAACTGAGAGGTCCTGAAAGGAACACATTATAATACATCTGAATTTTTTCAGTCTAAATTTCCTTGAGATAGTTCTGCTGACATAAACCGTGggaataaaattctaaatttgcTTATCTTTTATATATAGATACCAGGCagagtcattttctttttctttttgaaacctCAAAATATGTTTAAAGGGCCATCACCTCTCCATTCTCTTTCTACCATTTCACGGGGCtaagggttaaaaaaaagaagctatcATCCATTCCAGAGCTATATTCCAAATACATAGATTAACCGACCCATTAGAGAGAAATTCAGCATGGTGTGAAGACATTGAATGTATGAGTGCTAGTCACTCTCCACAGCAATTCTTCCCAGCACTGTTTGGAAGCCAGCAAGGGATTGAATGGGCCAAGGAATCCTGCTGAGCATTTCAATTCTTGTCAATTTCTATCCCCTGGTGGTTTATAATAATAGAGTTAGCAGGGAGAGCAGAGGAATAACATTAGTGACACATGTGCTTGCTCCCTCAACAAACCCTTGCTCATGGGTTGCCTGCAGTTTGATTGTCGTACCTGAGATTTTGCCACTGCTGCACCTGTTCTGAAAAGCTAACAGTCAAATATACCAAATCTAGAGATACGCGTGTATAATGTGAATAATAGGAAAGGCTGAATTTAGGACCCACCTTGAGCCTGTTATTACTTCATTATGAAGAGAATCAGTGCACCAATGTGGTATGAGTCAATTCTAGGTTCATCTGACAATTCAGTATTCGTAATAATTAGTCAAGAGATATTAGAGGCAACAAGAAAATGCCTCATCCCAATTAGGAACACTTCTCCACAATTTTTTCTAAGAACTACTTGTTCTGATTATTACTATGATGCCTGAATACGATCTATGCCAGTGCTTTGCAATTTTGTATTCTGCAGCATACCTGCAGATCTGTAAATACACTATAGTATCATGTGAAGAGGAAAGGAGATTCTGATGAAAAACAGCAAATGTATGCACAGTATGAAAGAAACGAAAGAAGCATAAGATACCACAGTCTTGATGACAAATTGGTTTTATCATGACATAAAACCTTTCAAACAGCTAAGGAGCAGTGAGAAAACTGCTCCCTCTTGAGGAGTATGAACTTTACTAAGTTTAACTTCATGTATTAATGTCATAATTTCATAAGTACCTTTAGACTTAAAATTTATATAGCTCAGCTCCTTCTTACAGTGTGACTAAGCAACCCTGTCATCCATATGTTATCTTCATTTCCTAAAGGAACTTTAAAACAATCTCTTCACCTGTGGTAAACATTTGCCTTTTCACGTTAGCATCTGATTTCTgtataatcaaaatgaaaaccaTTTTGCAATACATTCTATtattaaacagaagaaaattctGCTGTCTTAGTTTCCAAATAAACCTGTGAAATAATTAAACTGTGTTCTTAatgttatccatttaaaaaaaaaaagatcattaaaatcctaaaaaaaattaacttcttcTAGGTAGTTACCTTGATTACAGTCAATAACATTGCAAAATTCCCTGACGTTGTTTTCATTGATTTCAGCTTGCTTTCTTTCAATAAATGCAGATATTCGTCTGTCAATCTGCAAACAATAAGTATATGCATCTTAATTCAAacatagtaaaattttaaaaaatactccctTGGCCCCCCAAAACCCAACTTCTTACTTCTGCTTTTCCAGCCTTTATCTGAACTACTTCTGGATCAAAATGGACCTGTGTCTTTTTCACATCTCCTATATCACAGTCTTTgggcttttcttcctcttccaggTCTCCAATGGGAAAGTTGGCATTTACTTCATTCTTGTTccctgtttctgtttttcctatttcttcaacAACAGTTGTATTCTCCTCTTTAATCAGAGGCTGAAGTTTTGCTAAAAAAGGCTGAGAAGAACACAATTCCATCTGCTGAGGTTCAAACTGATCAAAATTAATCACATTTaccatatttatataaatttcagcTAAGTAAAAGCAATATTCAGTATCAGTTAACTAAATATAAAAGGTTGGCATCATACATAGATCTGACCACATGTAAGTGTTTTTGCTGTTCTCTATTATTGTGACCAATATCATTTGCTATAaatctatttaaagaaaaaaggaaagaagagaaagaaaacctgaggaaatttaaaattttctttgaggGAATCATTCTGTCACTCATCTTTTATTTTGTGCCAAATCAAAGCCTCAGCCTCTGGCACCAATGCCACTTAATTAACATGTCATTCAAATGCCTCCTCAGAACACTAAGGCTTCGTATTTTTCCTCCTTAACACAAGAGCCAGTGCTCTCACTCAGCAAAGCCCCGCATTAGCACTGTATCACTGGAGAGTCTCCACTTGAAACTGCAGTTGGCCAAAGTGAATGAGAGAGCACAGACATGAAATACATAGGTGTTATGCTGAGTGAACACTCAGGCTTTTCCTGACATGACATCCTCTTGGGTcatgaatttacatttttaaaaagaaaatgaacaaggaaaaaaaaaaaactaccaagaGCCATAGCTCAAAGAGGTAGATGCCTACAATACTAGTGGGGAATACAACTCTATCATATAAATTATACTACCatcccctcaacacacacacacaaaattaggCCTCAACTGAGTCCTATAGCTCCTTGCTTCCACCCTTCAAAACTATGGTTAACTATTACTTTTAACATGAAACAGTTAAAATTTCCCATAAAGTCCTGAATAGAGGGCTGAAAATTGTCTACTTCACTAATCAAAACATACCAACACTTGTCAAAGTTCCAATTATTTTTTCATACCACAATTTTGCTTCCTTTGTCTGCTATACCAAAAGTTCTTCTGAATCCTTATATCTTAATGGCACTAAACTGACCAATCCAAACCTTTATGACACTTCATATTTTATACTTTGATTAGAGATAAACTGTAAACTTCCATCAATTATAACTGCAAATATGTTCACGTGGAAACTAGTAAGGTCATAATACTGTTTGGTTATTgaactgaaatattaaaaaaaatatagcaaTACTCTTATAGATTAACAATTCAGTGTTGGCttttaatataaagaatgaaTTATTTCAAACTCTTGAGATGATAAAATAGTGACCAGCTACTTACTAATATGAGACATTAATGTCACagaaattactttctttttaaaaactatgctgAAACTGTTTAATTGCAATAGACACTCCAGGATGTGTCATGCTGGGATAATGCCACTTCTTGAACCACTGAAAGCACTCCATGAGCCTCCAAACTCACCCAAGGCATGGAATCATTATCATAGCATGACACACACCTGCCGTGTCTTATTGCTTAATTATAACCCACCATAGATGCAACTGTATTGAATTTTCAGTGCAAGTCTGGAATCGAATAGAACTGCATTCATTCAGTTGTCACACCCACATCAGCCCATTCGGCTATATTCCTGTAACTGTCCTGATCACTATGTAAATTAACAGATTTGGATCCAATCTGGCTGAAGTAACCTTTTATTAATAACAGTATTAATAAGGTGGTAAGACAGAACCTACAAATACTCCAGTGTACAATTTAGCTACAATTAATTTCTAGTCTCAATATCGAGTTAACATTTTTAACAAGAAATTTACCTGTAAATATAAAACGTGTTGCTCAAGTGCACTAAAGAGAAAAGCGGGCTGGAGTGCCGAGAGGCTCTGGAGCTTGTTCCAATCGATTGTAATTTTCACCACATCATCTCTGAGGTTAAGCTTTAAAGGGGCAAACCAGCAATATCACAAAAATTACATGATTAAGCTGTACATATGGGATTGTCACAAAAATAAGATTTCTATAGAATAACATGCCATTTAGCTCAAAGTTCTCAAGTTTTTAATGATACATAAAAGTGCTCTACCTAGCTAGCACTCCAAAAAGGCAAGAAAGGTCCAATTCTTAGAAAAAAGCAGATGACATCTCTTAATTCTTTTCTTGGGTCTGTGTAATGGGACCATCTCACAGGCAAAACTATCCAGGAAAGATGAAAAggtgaggctttttttttttttataattcagCATCTAAAAACTTTTGGATAGGGGCCAACAAATGCTTGCCCTATTCAAAATCCTACTGCTTCTAGCTAAGAGCATTAAATACAGGGGGGAGGTACATTTATGAAAGTTCTGATTTCAaaatttctgcatttctttttgttaaatatgtacataaatatttaacaaatatatcaTTCCTCTGATGTCTTCCGAATcacattttcattgttttcaattttaaccaattatttttaatttaaaaatcaactcatacattcatattcatatatattataaagtCTGCGGATACATGGCAGCATATGTttacttcaaataaaaattaaactattaTTTAGCTGTggaaatctgaaatttaaaaacaaatgctttTCCACAATAGTGTAATAAACAGCCAGAGACTGGATGGAAAGGTCAGACTCACTGCTAAACAGTATTTTCTAGTAAAGTAAAAGAGTTTATCATATGAAAATTTCTCATAAATTGGCTACGTATGACCTATTAcgataaaattatatatagaaaGCTACCACAAAcctgaatataaaattaatatcaaGATGAATGAACATTTTAGAAGGAAAGCCTCCATCTTTAGTATTTCAAGTGAATAAAAGTGAATCACTGTAAACATTTTTAGGGACACGTGTGTTATGGCATATATCCTGCATCGCAGGATCAAGTTAACTCTTATTTTTTcagaaatcatttatttaaaattagtcATGTTTTCTACAAAATAAGGACAAGTGTTCTATTAGTTAGGATCTTATGAACTGTgattataataaaacaaaaaaaatcaatcaatgtaccAAAGAGATCCAAAGTTCCCCAAAAGGCACTATACGAATGAACGCTGTATGACCACCCTTTGACAGAAATATTTAAAGTCCATATTAGACAAGTGTAAAGAAGTTTTGTGTAGGATGCACTGGCAAAAACTAGTTTGTTATTTTAACTAAGGTTTTATATTAAGATAATCATATTaatcttaatttctatttttaatgcttATAAAGGTTTCCTTAGACAACAGCTTATGCATGGAAGTAACCCAACACTATACTTTTACAGTTCTGAAGGAAATCTATAGTTGATTATAACAAATTTACAAATACAGTTTGGGGATAACGCAGGCAAATCCTCAACCAAAGCAAAGCATCAAATTTTCTAGAGAAAATAACTTACAGAAATTAAATTGAATGTCTGGATTATATTCTCATTTCAATTTAGCAGAATTACATAAGCTTTCAAGTGCAAGATACTTGGTCTTTGAAGAAACCACGTAACAATGTCACAAATTAACTTTAAAACTATCCCCAATACATCCAACTATTATTCAACAAATTCCCTATTAGTAATATATGAATTCTGTGCATTTTTACCTATAGAACTTGTAAACCATTCAATCAAAAAGGTATTAGTCTGTCATTAATATGGactatttaaaatacacatttcagTAAAAACTTTATTACACTAATATAAAAATCCAAGTTAACAGTAAATATTTCTTCAGCTTGGTAAAACGCAGCAACCAGAGGCAAAATCAGTATTCAATAAATTCAAAATCTGGGCTAGAAAAATTTTAACATCTGATTTTATGTTTCCTATTGAGGAGAGCTAATAACACAATGATAGTATATAGAAGGAACTGGGCATTTTACAACATTTTGAAAGATTCCTTAATCTTGTTTCAAAAGGAAATAGTTATTTCCACCAGGAACAATTTTATAAGTATAGTACTCTGGCTTTCGTTATCTTTAACAGTACATCTCAAAATATAGAGAGTATCACCAAATTGGCTAGCA
The nucleotide sequence above comes from Bubalus kerabau isolate K-KA32 ecotype Philippines breed swamp buffalo chromosome 19, PCC_UOA_SB_1v2, whole genome shotgun sequence. Encoded proteins:
- the MBIP gene encoding MAP3K12-binding inhibitory protein 1 isoform X6, whose translation is MAAAAEPSRPTIGDRSLERSCSPSLSREIVCEVFRSLHNLAGQLNLRDDVVKITIDWNKLQSLSALQPAFLFSALEQHVLYLQPFLAKLQPLIKEENTTVVEEIGKTETGNKNEVNANFPIGDLEEEEKPKDCDIGDVKKTQVHFDPEVVQIKAGKAEIDRRISAFIERKQAEINENNVREFCNVIDCNQENSCARTDAIFTPYPGFKSHVKVSRVVNTYGPQTRSEGIQGSGHNSMLRDCGNQAVEERLQNIEAHLRLQTELLWKKKESSTTSTELFTG
- the MBIP gene encoding MAP3K12-binding inhibitory protein 1 isoform X5 yields the protein MAAAAEPSRPTIGDRSLERSCSPSLSREIVCEVFRSLHNLAGQLNLRDDVVKITIDWNKLQSLSALQPAFLFSALEQHVLYLQPFLAKLQPLIKEENTTVVEEIGKTETGNKNEVNANFPIGDLEEEEKPKDCDIGDVKKTQVHFDPEVVQIKAGKAEIDRRISAFIERKQAEINENNVREFCNVIDCNQENSCARTDAIFTPYPGFKSHVKGGPVPRDIYQRIKKLEDKILELEGISPEYFQSVNFSGKRRKVQPPQQNYSLAELDEKISALKQALLRKSRETESMATRHLP